In Phycodurus eques isolate BA_2022a chromosome 23, UOR_Pequ_1.1, whole genome shotgun sequence, a genomic segment contains:
- the fga gene encoding LOW QUALITY PROTEIN: fibrinogen alpha chain (The sequence of the model RefSeq protein was modified relative to this genomic sequence to represent the inferred CDS: deleted 1 base in 1 codon), protein MQRPSSVAFLVLVCAAAALVGGLDPRGPRPIEPNTRSDKCATQKEWPFCTDDDWGPKCPSGCRIQGLMDHQDHSLQKKIEKIQTLVEQNQVGHHSVDRVTKQMYDYLKEKLILNSGQEDRYYNLAQSLRQRISDMKVKIDRQLRILAALRDRVTDQVADMQNLEVDIDIKLRSCKGSCKTYSEHQVDHDSYVALDKQMNHLQAQQVQSIQSVRQLEVMQSRPLQETLPGGIYKTKGVPDMFHEVKSLKLTLEKEGSNSSPATISKVAGTSIFASGSSASISELSGGPNGDLFGGGGNFEDRHLHSIDSNNCVIMTKKTMEMTKDGPVEKLVETREGGPACQGVSGTKGELDSLLSHVSTNIKTVNVGGVKGSQSDTKTGFSQTFKEMGFDMGKFLTHHIDDDAPDVYARSIQSAHVERHSDYVGKDCVDIFHKHSQGETSGMFNIKASATAALVGVYCLQEGLLGGWLLVQQRENSLLNFNRTWVEYREGFGSVDAQGRGEMWLGNHNFHLLTNQGETLLRVDMQDGEGGVTTAEYIVKVGPEEEGYPLHVSGYSGTSGDALTEPDAASSVSHNGMKFSSWDRDNDTGVGNCAATHGGGWWYNNCQSANLNGGDGAVWAGRRLKSVQMFVRPATL, encoded by the exons ATCCAAGGTCTGATGGACCACCAAGATCACAGCCTACAGAAGAAAATCGAGAAGATACAAACTTTAGTGGAGCAGAACCAAGTCGGGCATCACTCGGTCGATCGGGTGACCAAGCAAATGTACGATTACCtgaaggagaagctcatcctGAACTCCG GTCAAGAGGACCGCTACTACAACTTGGCGCAGAGCCTTCGCCAGAGGATCTCCGACATGAAGGTGAAGATCGACAGGCAGCTGCGGATCCTGGCCGCCCTCCGCGACCGGGTGACGGATCAGGTGGCCGACATGCAGAATCTGGAG GTGGACATCGACATCAAGTTGCGTTCCTGTAAAGGTTCTTGCAAGACTTACTCCGAGCACCAGGTGGACCACGACAGCTACGTGGCTCTGGACAAACAG ATGAATCACCTTCAGGCCCAG CAGGTGCAGAGCATCCAGTCCGTGCGCCAGTTGGAAGTGATGCAAAGCAGGCCGTTGCAAGAAACGCTCCCAGGCGGTATCTACAAGACCAAGGGTGTGCCAGACATGTTCCACGAG GTGAAATCGCTCAAGTTGACACTCGAGAAGGAAGGTTCCAACTCCTCTCCTGCAACCATCTCGAAAGTTGCAGGTACTTCCATCTTTGCATCAGGCTCCTCCGCGTCCATCTCTGAGCTCTCAGGAGGCCCCAATGGAGACTTGTTTGGTGGCGGTGGAAACTTTGAAGACAGGCACCTTCACAGTATCGACTCAAACAATTGCGTGATAATGACCAAGAAAACCATGGAGATGACTAAGGACGGCCCCGTGGAAAAGCTAGTGGAGACCAGAGAGGGCGGTCCTGCCTGTCAGGGGGTGTCCGGCACCAAGggagagctggattccctccTGAGTCACGTCTCCACCAACATCAAGACCGTTAACGTGGGCGGCGTCAAAGGAAGCCAATCGGATACTAAAACCGGCTTCTCGCAGACCTTCAAAGAGATGGGCTTTGACATGGGAAAGTTCCTTACTCACCACATTGACGACGACGCTCCCGACGTGTACGCTCGCAGCATACAAAGCGCACACGTCGAACGCCACAGCGATTACGTGGGAAAAG ATTGCGTGGATATCTTCCACAAGCACAGCCAAGGGGAAACAAGCGGCATGTTTAACATCAAAGCCTCTGCCACCGCCGCCCTCGTGGGGGTTTACTGCCTCCAGGAGGGGCTGTTGGGCGGCTGGTTGTTAGTCCAGCAGAGAGAGAACAGCTTGCTCAACTTCAACCGAACTTGGGTCGAATATCGCGAAGGTTTCGGAAGTGTGGACGCGCAGGGGAGGGGGGAGATGTGGCTTGGCAATCATAACTTCCACTTGTTGACCAACCAGGGTGAGACCCTGCTAAGGGTGGACATGCAGGATGGGGAGGGGGGCGTAACTACTGCAGAATACATCGTTAAGGTGGGTCCCGAGGAGGAGGGGTACCCATTACATGTTTCTGGCTACAGCGGCACCTCAGGAGACGCCCTTACAGAGCCCGACGCGGCATCCTCTGTGTCCCACAACGGGATGAAGTTCAGCAGCTGGGACCGAGACAACGACACAGGGGTGGGAAACTGTGCAGCGACACACGGTGGAGGCTGGTGGTATAACAACTGCCAGTCGGCCAACCTCAACGGGGGCGACGGAGCGGTATGGGCCGGTCGTCGCCTTAagagtgtgcaaatgtttgtgcgACCTGCCACACTGTGA
- the LOC133397644 gene encoding fibrinogen alpha chain isoform X2: MAKALEAKVEEFMAKVAKVYRHHRRILVIQHVSELKFVQDAVELARNLTSLRQRSLRLRWKLEELNERVQRQVEELWRAEVDVDMKLRACRGSCRSALSFSVDHDGYRALRADAAEIERQRSEEVPPPRDIPPIKLRPTLVGPTASKAYMRIPTVRRELLTQFEDIGQNQLFVDKSENVASQES, encoded by the exons ATGGCCAAGGCGTTGGAGGCCAAGGTTGAAGAGTTCATGGCGAAGGTCGCCAAGGTCTACCGCCATCACCGGAGGATCCTAGTCATCCAACACG TGTCGGAGCTCAAGTTCGTGCAAGACGCCGTCGAGCTGGCGAGGAACCTGACATCGCTACGGCAACGATCATTGCGGCTGCGGTGGAAACTGGAGGAGCTGAATGAGCGCGTACAGCGACAGGTGGAAGAGCTGTGGAGAGCTGAG GTGGACGTGGACATGAAGCTGCGAGCGTGTCggggctcctgcaggtcggcgCTGTCGTTCAGCGTCGACCACGACGGTTATCGGGCACTGAGGGCTGACGCGGCTGAGATCGAACGCCAGAGAAGCGAGGAGGTCCCGCCTCCTCGAGATATCCCACCAATCAAACTGCGGCCCACGCTCGTGGGCCCGACCGCGTCCAAAGCGTACATGCGGATCCCGACGGTGCGGCGAGAACTGCTCACCCAGTTTGAGGACATCGGACAAAACCAGCTCTTTGTGGACAAGTCTGAGAACGTCGCATCCCAAGAATCGTAG
- the LOC133397644 gene encoding fibrinogen alpha chain isoform X1, giving the protein MGVKHYFCPMPQKCKENLRQAFGAPSKMMWRAARVGHVWCGPSAVSELKFVQDAVELARNLTSLRQRSLRLRWKLEELNERVQRQVEELWRAEVDVDMKLRACRGSCRSALSFSVDHDGYRALRADAAEIERQRSEEVPPPRDIPPIKLRPTLVGPTASKAYMRIPTVRRELLTQFEDIGQNQLFVDKSENVASQES; this is encoded by the exons ATGGGggtaaagcactacttttgtccaatGCCCCAAAAATGCAAGGAAAATTTGAGGCAAGCTTTTGGCGCGCCATCTAAAATGATGTGGAGGGCCGCACGAGTAGGACACGTGTGGTGTGGGCCCTCTGCAGTGTCGGAGCTCAAGTTCGTGCAAGACGCCGTCGAGCTGGCGAGGAACCTGACATCGCTACGGCAACGATCATTGCGGCTGCGGTGGAAACTGGAGGAGCTGAATGAGCGCGTACAGCGACAGGTGGAAGAGCTGTGGAGAGCTGAG GTGGACGTGGACATGAAGCTGCGAGCGTGTCggggctcctgcaggtcggcgCTGTCGTTCAGCGTCGACCACGACGGTTATCGGGCACTGAGGGCTGACGCGGCTGAGATCGAACGCCAGAGAAGCGAGGAGGTCCCGCCTCCTCGAGATATCCCACCAATCAAACTGCGGCCCACGCTCGTGGGCCCGACCGCGTCCAAAGCGTACATGCGGATCCCGACGGTGCGGCGAGAACTGCTCACCCAGTTTGAGGACATCGGACAAAACCAGCTCTTTGTGGACAAGTCTGAGAACGTCGCATCCCAAGAATCGTAG
- the LOC133397641 gene encoding uncharacterized protein LOC133397641 isoform X1: MKTSSRAVWEPFAMKQYTGHTSKIKRASKKKLDKSRNPSEGVVQRRTQAKRTRFGLDVSHVYKELDHICDVVTSHGEEEPGECRRGDGGLDDSDERCCSPSESHGSQQKPKTTDSLCPSCRKVYQRAKSLKTPIKDKLLDNDPTSLTCDNWVLLKKWKASRLPESRGKLSHSLLLVQSCLKGKRKAKQNERKNSCSRPHIFLHRNLRRPHKVPARKEAKRNQCQRASDDSQGCPIAKQKRLCGKRPPQYKCGNCTDKSSLHSTCAGLDVDTVP; encoded by the exons ATGAAAACGTCATCACGTGCAGTCTGGGAGCCGTTTGCGATGAA GCAGTACACTGGACACACTTCCAAGATAAAAAGGGCTTCAAAGAAGAAGCTGGATAAAAGTCGCAACCCAAGTGAAGGTGTTGTCCAACGCCGGACTCAGGCTAAGAGGACGAGGTTTGGATTGGATGTTAGCCACGTTTATAAGGAGTTGGATCACATCTGCGATGTCGTCACCAGTCACGGAGAGGAGGAGCCAGGAGAGTGTCGTCGTGGAGATGGAGGATTAGATGATTCGGATGAGCGATGTTGCTCCCCCTCAGAAAGTCACGGCTCCCAACAAAAACCGAAGACCACCGACAGCCTTTGCCCATCCTGTCGGAAGGTCTACCAGAGGGCAAAAAGCTTGAAAACTCCCATCAAAGATAAACTCCTGGATAATG ATCCCACCTCCTTGACGTGCGATAATTGGGTCCTGCTCAAAAAGTGGAAGGCAAGTAGGCTGCCTGAGTCAAGAGG GAAGCTTTCCCACAGCTTGTTGCTTGTTCAATCATGTTTGAAGGGGAAGAGAAAAGCCAAGCAGAATGAGCGTAAAAACTCATGCTCGAGGCCGCATATTTTCCTTCACAG GAACCTCAGACGGCCTCACAAAGTGCCAGCGAGAAAGGAAGCGAAGAGAAACCAGTGCCAGAGGGCAAGCGACGATTCTCAGGGTTGCCCGATTGCCAAGCAGAAGCGTCTCTGTGGCAAACGCCCCCCGCAGTACAAGTGTGGTAACTGTACCGATAAGAGCAGTTTACACTCTACTTGTGCAGGTCTAGATGTTGACACTGTTCcgtga
- the LOC133397641 gene encoding uncharacterized protein LOC133397641 isoform X2 — protein sequence MKTSSRAVWEPFAMKQYTGHTSKIKRASKKKLDKSRNPSEGVVQRRTQAKRTSHGEEEPGECRRGDGGLDDSDERCCSPSESHGSQQKPKTTDSLCPSCRKVYQRAKSLKTPIKDKLLDNDPTSLTCDNWVLLKKWKASRLPESRGKLSHSLLLVQSCLKGKRKAKQNERKNSCSRPHIFLHRNLRRPHKVPARKEAKRNQCQRASDDSQGCPIAKQKRLCGKRPPQYKCGNCTDKSSLHSTCAGLDVDTVP from the exons ATGAAAACGTCATCACGTGCAGTCTGGGAGCCGTTTGCGATGAA GCAGTACACTGGACACACTTCCAAGATAAAAAGGGCTTCAAAGAAGAAGCTGGATAAAAGTCGCAACCCAAGTGAAGGTGTTGTCCAACGCCGGACTCAGGCTAAGAGGACGAG TCACGGAGAGGAGGAGCCAGGAGAGTGTCGTCGTGGAGATGGAGGATTAGATGATTCGGATGAGCGATGTTGCTCCCCCTCAGAAAGTCACGGCTCCCAACAAAAACCGAAGACCACCGACAGCCTTTGCCCATCCTGTCGGAAGGTCTACCAGAGGGCAAAAAGCTTGAAAACTCCCATCAAAGATAAACTCCTGGATAATG ATCCCACCTCCTTGACGTGCGATAATTGGGTCCTGCTCAAAAAGTGGAAGGCAAGTAGGCTGCCTGAGTCAAGAGG GAAGCTTTCCCACAGCTTGTTGCTTGTTCAATCATGTTTGAAGGGGAAGAGAAAAGCCAAGCAGAATGAGCGTAAAAACTCATGCTCGAGGCCGCATATTTTCCTTCACAG GAACCTCAGACGGCCTCACAAAGTGCCAGCGAGAAAGGAAGCGAAGAGAAACCAGTGCCAGAGGGCAAGCGACGATTCTCAGGGTTGCCCGATTGCCAAGCAGAAGCGTCTCTGTGGCAAACGCCCCCCGCAGTACAAGTGTGGTAACTGTACCGATAAGAGCAGTTTACACTCTACTTGTGCAGGTCTAGATGTTGACACTGTTCcgtga
- the fgb gene encoding LOW QUALITY PROTEIN: fibrinogen beta chain (The sequence of the model RefSeq protein was modified relative to this genomic sequence to represent the inferred CDS: deleted 1 base in 1 codon) translates to MKTTRTLLLLFLCVSGAVSQGNLDYDNYDTDTQTSTTTNATDQSAAGARSHRPVTSGRDNYNPNRYSPPPINTGSRYQGRPTTVSKEHEEVEEEKVHPESGGCSFGGGELGTLCPTGCELKTALLKQEKSTATSIKALTPLVEELSRSSNVVYKFATDMSSSLTERQRIIGDNSQVVNQFTGQVEDQHVFIKETIDTVFPSTIRVLQGVVDKIRLKIEKLEKAIQVQREQCREPCQTKCPIPVVTGKECEDIYRRGGNESQMYLIQPDPFAAPYKVFCDQSSRNGGWLLIQNRQDGSVDFGRRWDEYRRGFGNIALDVGKGHCESPGEYWLGNERISQLTKMGTTELLIEMQDWTGAKVHAQYRQFTVQSESSNYVLAVSDYAGNAGNCLLDGALELFGENRTMTKHHGAMFSTSDRDNDNWRPGDPSKQCSRDDGGGWWYNHCHSANPNGRYYVGGAYTKQMAKHGTDDGVVWMNWKGSWYSLKAISMKIRPFFADNGQQQKHRK, encoded by the exons ATGAAGACGACCCGCACGTTGCTGCTGCTGTTCCTGTGTGTGAGTGGCGCCGTCTCACAGGGCAACCTGGACTACGACAATTACGACACG GACACACAGACCTCGACGACGACCAACGCGACA GACCAATCGGCAGCGGGCGCCCGCAGCCACCGCCCGGTTACTTCGGGGCGG gacaactacaaccccaacCGCTACTCGCCACCCCCCATTAACACTGGCAGCAG GTATCAAGGACGCCCCACCACCGTGTCCAAAGAACATGAGGAGGTGGAAGAGGAAAAGGTGCACCCCGAGTCAGGCGGCTGTTCGTTCGGCGGCGGGGAATTG GGAACGTTGTGTCCGACCGGCTGTGAGCTCAAGACGGCCCTGCTCAAGCAGGAGAAGAGCACCGCAACG AGCATCAAGGCGCTGACGCCTCTGGTGGAGGAATTGTCGCGCTCGTCCAATGTTGTCTACAAGTTCGCCACCGACATGTCCTCCTCGCTCACCGAGCGCCAACGAATCATCGGAG ACAACAGCCAGGTGGTCAATCAGTTCACGGGTCAAGTGGAGGACCAGCACGTCTTCATCAAGGAGACGATCGACACCGTGTTCCCTTCCACCATTCGGGTCCTGCAG GGCGTCGTGGACAAGATCCGCCTGAAGATCGAGAAGCTGGAGAAGGCCATCCAGGTGCAGAGGGAGCAGTGCAGGGAGCCGTGCCAGACTAAATGCCCCATCCCAGTGGTGACTG GAAAGGAGTGCGAGGACATCTACCGCCGCGGCGGGAACGAGTCGCAGATGTACCTGATCCAACCGGACCCCTTTGCGGCACCGTACAAAGTCTTCTGTGACCAGAGCTCCCGTAATGGAG GATGGCTCCTTATCCAAAACCGACAGGACGGCAGCGTGGACTTCGGCCGACGCTGGGACGAGTACAGACGTGGTTTTGGGAACATCGCACTGGACGTGGGCAAGGGTCACTGCGAGAGCCCag GCGAATACTGGCTGGGAAATGAGCGCATCAGTCAGCTGACCAAGATGGGCACGACGGAGCTCCTCATCGAGATGCAGGACTGGACGGGCGCTAAG GTCCACGCCCAGTACCGCCAGTTCACCGTGCAGTCAGAGTCGTCCAACTACGTGCTGGCGGTGAGCGATTACGCTGGCAACGCCGGGAACTGCCTCCTGGATGGCGCCCTGGAGCTGTTTGGAGAAAACCGCACGATGACCAAACACCACGGCGCCATGTTCAGCACCTCcgacagagacaatgacaacTG GAGACCCGGCGACCCCTCCAAGCAGTGCTCCAGAGACGACGGCGGCGGCTGGTGGTACAACCACTGCCACTCTGCCAATCCCAACGGCCGGTACTACGTGGGCGGAGCCTACACGAAGCAGATGGCCAAGCACGGCACAGATGACGGCGTGGTGTGGATGAACTGGAAGGGCAGCTGGTACTCGCTCAAGGCCATCAGCATGAAGATACGACCCTTCTTCGCTGATAACGGACAACAACAGAAACACCGTAAATAA